One genomic window of Hydra vulgaris chromosome 03, alternate assembly HydraT2T_AEP includes the following:
- the LOC100213053 gene encoding uncharacterized protein LOC100213053 isoform X2 translates to MIRMNGLKRVTFITLSMVFISLSIQSSPPVTTSKVHGGTTKSIYEDQFEGSLAEPTHDQQNFYDATVSDAMELYSISAKRLVIVQDKPGTKPWDHESELIINKKQRIYGRENQFVTETVSYGRLKIKSEYAKQYLCVKNDGVISLKQNADSSKNHRSRKRCLFNMNLTQLMHITLSVYIGKTTWYLTVKDDVISMTDNLRSNELERSFMWLPTMSGTSLAPSRLRSFDDKSRTVCDSSNKRITNQIKKIKELQNEVNKLNDEIEKMKLENLKKN, encoded by the exons ATGATTCGAATGAATGGTTTAAAACGAGTCACATTTATTACTTTGAG catggtttttatttctttatcgATCCAATCATCTCCTCCTGTTACTACTTCAAAAGTCCATGGAGGAACTacg aagTCGATATATGAAGACCAATTTGAAGGTTCGCTTGCAGAACCGACTCAtgatcaacaaaatttttacgaCGCTACAGTAAGCGATGCAATGGAGTTATATTCTATATCAGCAAAACGTCTTGTTATTGTTCAAGACAAACCTGGAACCAAACCTTGGGATCATGAATCAGaattaataattaacaaaaaacagaGAATATACGGAAGAG aaaatcagTTTGTTACTGAGACAGTTTCGTACGGGCGATTAAAGATCAAGTCAGAATACGCCAAGCAATATTTGTGTGTGAAAAATGACGGTGTTATTTCTTTAAAG CAAAATGCTGATAGTAGCAAAAACCACCGTTCACGAAAGCGATGTCTTTTCAATATGAATCTTACTCAACTCATGCATATTACATTATCCGTCTATATCGGTAAAACAACCTGGTATTTAACTGTAAAAGATGATGTTATTTCTATGACTGACAATCTTCGAAGTAATGAACTAGAACGATCGTTCATGTGGCTTCCAACGATGAGTGGCACTAGCCTAGCACCATCAAGACTGAGAAGTTTTGATGATAAATCTCGGACTGTTTGTGATTCTTCCAATAAAAGAATAaccaatcaaataaaaaaaattaaagaacttcaaaacgaagtaaataaattaaatgatgaaattgaaaagatgaaattggaaaatttaaaaaaaaattag